Proteins co-encoded in one Candidatus Tanganyikabacteria bacterium genomic window:
- the mutM gene encoding DNA-formamidopyrimidine glycosylase has translation MPELPEVESLRRQLEPRLAGRRIQAVEAPDSPRFHDLGLAVGRRIAGIDRRGKFLFLRLGDRDLLIHLGLTGWLCLGPADRRPPHVRAEWLLDGGERLYFEDPRRLGRLYMVPAGKLPASETLRRLGPEPLDPRFTVDYLASRIAGMMAPAKALLLDQAIAAGVGNIYSDEALFRARVHPARRRLSTSEAAAIHAAIQEVMRESLAAGGIETGTFVPRVHRRGGKPCPECGMPVASRRIAGRTAYFCPRCQPADYANSP, from the coding sequence ATGCCAGAACTGCCAGAAGTGGAGTCGCTCCGGAGGCAGCTCGAACCGCGGCTCGCCGGGCGCCGGATCCAGGCGGTCGAGGCGCCCGATAGTCCGCGTTTCCACGATCTCGGCCTCGCCGTCGGCCGGCGGATCGCCGGAATCGATCGCCGCGGCAAGTTCCTCTTCCTGCGCCTGGGGGATCGCGACCTGCTGATCCACCTGGGTCTGACCGGGTGGCTGTGCCTGGGCCCCGCCGACAGGCGGCCGCCGCACGTACGGGCCGAGTGGCTGCTCGACGGGGGGGAGCGGCTCTACTTCGAGGACCCGCGGCGCCTGGGCCGACTCTACATGGTGCCGGCCGGAAAGCTGCCCGCTTCCGAAACGTTGCGGCGATTGGGACCCGAACCCCTGGATCCGCGTTTCACCGTCGACTATCTCGCCTCGCGCATCGCCGGGATGATGGCGCCGGCCAAGGCCCTGCTCCTGGACCAGGCCATCGCCGCGGGCGTGGGCAACATCTACTCGGACGAGGCGCTCTTCCGGGCACGCGTCCATCCCGCCCGGCGGCGCTTGTCGACCTCCGAGGCCGCCGCCATTCACGCCGCGATCCAGGAGGTGATGCGCGAGAGCCTGGCCGCGGGCGGTATCGAGACGGGGACTTTCGTGCCGCGGGTGCACCGCCGGGGCGGAAAACCTTGCCCCGAGTGCGGCATGCCCGTAGCGAGCCGGCGCATCGCCGGCCGTACGGCGTACTTCTGCCCGCGCTGCCAGCCGGCGGACTATGCAAACTCACCTTGA
- a CDS encoding hemerythrin domain-containing protein: MDAIESLKQDHKRVLALIDQCEGDVAPEQLHDLGKQIVRELSIHAELEEKLVYPKVRVLPEAEANFEIVEALEQHHVIKLIIGELNGMRPDDDVYLAKILTLRDVLEAHIDEEEGEIFPMAERHMSKNQLKDLGRDMEEMRGKLEEQGPNLVVTMFREVAEQIRRMV; this comes from the coding sequence ATGGACGCCATCGAGAGCTTGAAGCAGGACCACAAGCGGGTGCTTGCGTTGATCGACCAGTGCGAGGGCGATGTCGCGCCCGAGCAATTGCATGACCTCGGGAAGCAGATCGTTCGCGAATTGAGCATCCACGCGGAACTGGAAGAGAAGCTCGTTTACCCGAAGGTTCGCGTGCTGCCGGAGGCGGAGGCCAACTTCGAGATCGTCGAGGCCCTGGAGCAGCACCATGTGATCAAGCTGATCATCGGAGAACTGAATGGCATGCGGCCGGACGACGACGTGTACCTCGCGAAGATCCTCACGCTCCGGGACGTGCTCGAGGCCCACATCGACGAAGAGGAGGGGGAAATCTTTCCCATGGCCGAGCGGCACATGAGCAAGAACCAGCTGAAGGACCTGGGCCGGGACATGGAGGAGATGCGCGGGAAGCTCGAGGAGCAAGGGCCGAACCTGGTCGTGACGATGTTCCGCGAGGTCGCCGAGCAGATCCGCCGGATGGTCTGA
- a CDS encoding nucleotidyltransferase yields MAPPGRLLGELLPALGDLARWLSATSYPGAVIGGIAAGLQGRPRVTKDIDATVIATIEDAPAILAELREFGFEPRVDDPVAFAGDTGVLLLVHSDSSVEVDLTLAALPFEIDMVEGARTLVVAGTTLRVAAPEDLLVMKSLARRPVDVVDIEGLLDANPALDLDRVRLQLRSFAEVLEAPEIVADFEAILARRK; encoded by the coding sequence ATGGCGCCTCCCGGTAGGCTCCTGGGCGAGCTCTTGCCCGCCTTGGGCGACCTCGCTCGCTGGCTCTCTGCTACCTCCTACCCTGGTGCCGTCATCGGCGGGATCGCGGCGGGTCTGCAGGGGCGGCCGCGGGTCACCAAGGACATCGACGCGACGGTGATTGCCACGATCGAGGACGCGCCGGCAATACTCGCCGAGTTGCGGGAGTTCGGGTTCGAGCCGCGCGTAGACGACCCGGTCGCCTTTGCCGGCGACACCGGGGTGCTGTTGCTCGTCCATTCCGACTCGAGCGTGGAGGTGGACCTCACTTTGGCCGCCCTGCCGTTCGAGATCGACATGGTGGAAGGCGCCCGGACGCTGGTGGTCGCCGGGACCACGCTGCGAGTGGCAGCACCCGAGGACTTGCTGGTCATGAAGTCCCTTGCGAGGCGCCCGGTCGATGTCGTGGACATCGAGGGTCTGCTGGACGCGAATCCGGCTCTCGATCTCGACCGGGTGCGATTGCAGCTCCGGAGTTTCGCCGAGGTTCTCGAAGCGCCGGAAATCGTGGCCGACTTCGAGGCGATCTTGGCCAGGAGAAAGTGA
- the msrA gene encoding peptide-methionine (S)-S-oxide reductase MsrA: MGKLLRRLGLALLACLFVVPAAWAKAEPAEVATLGGGCFWCIEAIYQELRGVRKVESGYSGGAAANPSYEEVGSGKSGHAEVVQITFDPRSVTYRDLLEVFFTVHDPTTPDRQGADVGPQYRSVVFYHSPAQKAVAEAVMSEIARQRVWKDPLVTELVPFKAFYKAEVYHQQYYARNPNQPYCAIVIAPKVAKFRRKFLSRLKAGKS; the protein is encoded by the coding sequence ATGGGTAAACTACTTAGGCGTCTCGGCCTGGCCCTGCTCGCCTGCCTCTTCGTGGTGCCGGCGGCATGGGCGAAGGCGGAGCCTGCCGAGGTGGCGACACTGGGCGGGGGCTGCTTCTGGTGCATCGAGGCGATCTACCAGGAGCTGCGAGGCGTCCGGAAGGTGGAATCCGGCTACTCGGGCGGTGCCGCCGCGAATCCCAGCTACGAAGAAGTCGGGAGCGGCAAGTCGGGCCACGCCGAGGTCGTGCAGATCACCTTCGATCCGCGGAGCGTGACGTACAGGGACCTGCTGGAGGTCTTCTTCACCGTCCACGACCCGACGACTCCCGACCGGCAGGGCGCCGATGTCGGGCCCCAGTACCGCTCGGTCGTGTTCTACCACTCCCCGGCCCAGAAAGCCGTCGCCGAGGCGGTGATGAGCGAAATCGCGAGGCAGCGAGTCTGGAAGGACCCGCTAGTCACGGAATTGGTGCCCTTCAAGGCTTTCTACAAGGCCGAGGTCTACCACCAGCAGTACTACGCCCGCAACCCGAACCAGCCCTACTGCGCGATCGTCATCGCGCCGAAGGTCGCGAAGTTTCGCAGGAAGTTCCTGTCCAGGCTCAAGGCGGGCAAGTCCTGA
- a CDS encoding NAD(P)-binding domain-containing protein, whose protein sequence is MKVGILGSGQVAKTLGTGFLKHGHEVMLGSRSPEKLADWASENAGAGTGTFEQTAAFAEIVVLAVAGRAAAEALDLAGAANLAGKVVVDTTNPISEEAPQNGVLRYFTGANESLMERLQARFPHGRFVKAFNSIGNAFMVNPTFPGGTPTMFICGNDDGAKATVAGILRQFGFEPEDVGAVESARPLEALCQLWCAPGLLRNQWTHAFHLLKLEARDRVAEPV, encoded by the coding sequence ATGAAGGTCGGAATACTGGGTTCGGGACAGGTCGCCAAGACGCTCGGAACGGGGTTCCTGAAGCACGGCCACGAAGTCATGCTCGGGAGCCGCAGCCCCGAGAAGCTCGCGGACTGGGCAAGCGAGAACGCCGGCGCAGGGACCGGCACGTTCGAGCAGACCGCCGCGTTCGCCGAAATCGTGGTCCTGGCCGTCGCGGGCCGGGCGGCCGCGGAGGCCCTGGATCTCGCGGGCGCTGCCAATCTCGCCGGGAAGGTGGTCGTCGACACGACCAACCCCATCTCCGAGGAAGCGCCGCAAAACGGCGTGCTGCGCTACTTCACGGGCGCCAACGAATCGCTGATGGAGCGCCTGCAGGCGCGCTTCCCTCACGGGCGGTTCGTGAAGGCGTTCAACAGCATCGGCAATGCGTTCATGGTCAACCCGACCTTCCCGGGCGGCACGCCGACCATGTTCATCTGCGGAAACGATGACGGGGCAAAGGCCACGGTGGCCGGCATCCTCCGGCAGTTCGGCTTCGAGCCGGAAGACGTCGGGGCCGTGGAGTCGGCCCGGCCGCTCGAGGCGCTTTGCCAGCTATGGTGCGCCCCCGGCCTGCTGCGCAACCAGTGGACGCACGCCTTCCACCTGCTGAAGCTCGAAGCGCGCGACCGCGTGGCCGAGCCGGTATAA
- a CDS encoding DUF362 domain-containing protein, with amino-acid sequence MSGRSGAWLARLRPRSGSRVVSQGRAVLVTDAAGEIAESPELGFFVHQTRMLSRYAFRIDGKPWQPAGFSNVQQHSSLGYYIAWPPDCRPERGEARDATARTIELRSSRYLGGGCHEDLDVTNYARVPTRFVLGIEVAADFADQQETEAKRRHKGRTRRAWRQARPGFWQLEFRHVAAHRSARLVRGLLLRIGPATSPPRHVRGRIEFEIALLPGESWHACLDLIPHVAGRWLHPAHSCYEFGRTLHEEDVRRDTFLAEAARFAFPETGSLAPTVAAALERARFDLAALRLCDLDVGERAWTMAAGLPHYVALFGRDTLTAAWQAALLGPEMLRGTLPAIARLKGTRDDPWRDEQPGKLLHEAQTGPLAALGYTPRDRYYGAQTTSAFFGVALAELWHWTGDSALVRELLPAALGALRWLDAHGDLDGDGFYEYLTRSPQGNEHQGWKDSRDAIVDEDGAPVRPPIATCEEQGFVYAAKFMLAEVLWSLGDRAEAEKLFREAAELKKHFNDAFWDDDLGFFALGLDARKRRIRSVASNPGHCLATGIVDRDLILRAAGRLVDRDLFSGWGIRTLSSRHPAYDPYSYHRGSIWPVENGTFALAFMRYGLFDHVDLVARAVRSRGPVRRRTIARMLRRPPARPEARLPGALPAGQLAPGVVVLGARVRAPGGAGPVSVRATIGTAGRSAPTAVAPGDLAMQPARGPSGRLPALPQAPGRADGRLARGARGKDPAHQAAEPLVAHRACHGHQAARLARGMAAGGEVTMRGERFFPPERRAPGVRRVVRARAAVAIARTAERHRTQESLTALVREAIDHFGGMGTFVRPGQTVLIKPNQTGPMLADEGITTDPRVVVALLNLCREAGAARVLVGESSGMDRTWLVMQATGMSSAVRAAGGEIVFFDECRYREVAIPGGRALRRIRLPEPLLAADVIVNACKAKTHHMDPISGAIKNWVGVIGLEEGRQEHHDALAFQEWVDVMSVSRPALNVCDALVVGEGDGPLANTPRWCGCVLAATDPVAMDVTICRLLGLDPATLRFAAEGAAIGLGTADPDAIGILGVPLEAARVEARRPRQGWDYFPFNVIVGGGVTYAGTLGHWKSVADLFLRDGTWVKAMALRGVPTFLIGDADDPDFERHVREGPYFVIDDAAPARYRLDPRVHYLRGHPVLHTMLPELLRGLGLTVPGNLSNRAQQLVRAGEARLYYVPWWQTALETGAALALLAGTALAGLWLRLRRRRQGSTAP; translated from the coding sequence ATGTCCGGGCGATCGGGGGCGTGGCTGGCGCGGCTTCGGCCGCGGAGCGGTAGCCGGGTGGTGAGCCAGGGCCGGGCGGTGCTGGTCACCGACGCCGCGGGTGAGATCGCGGAATCGCCCGAACTCGGCTTCTTCGTCCACCAGACCCGCATGCTGTCGCGCTACGCCTTCCGCATTGACGGCAAACCCTGGCAGCCGGCCGGTTTCTCGAATGTCCAGCAGCATTCGTCCCTGGGCTACTACATTGCGTGGCCGCCGGACTGCCGTCCGGAACGGGGGGAAGCGCGCGATGCGACCGCCCGCACGATCGAGTTGCGCAGCTCCCGCTATCTCGGAGGCGGGTGCCACGAGGACCTGGACGTCACGAACTACGCTCGCGTGCCGACGCGGTTCGTGCTGGGCATCGAGGTGGCGGCCGATTTCGCCGATCAGCAGGAGACGGAGGCCAAGCGACGCCACAAGGGGCGCACCCGTCGGGCTTGGCGCCAGGCGCGGCCGGGGTTCTGGCAACTGGAGTTCCGGCATGTCGCCGCCCATCGTTCGGCACGCCTGGTGCGCGGCCTCCTGCTGCGCATAGGCCCGGCGACGTCCCCGCCGCGGCACGTCCGGGGACGCATCGAGTTCGAGATCGCCCTCCTGCCTGGAGAGTCCTGGCACGCCTGCCTCGACCTGATCCCCCACGTCGCCGGCCGGTGGCTGCACCCCGCCCATTCCTGCTACGAGTTCGGCCGCACGCTGCACGAAGAGGACGTTCGCCGGGACACGTTCCTGGCCGAGGCCGCGCGCTTCGCGTTTCCGGAAACCGGTTCGCTGGCGCCGACGGTAGCCGCGGCCCTGGAGCGAGCGCGATTCGACCTGGCGGCCCTGCGGCTGTGCGATCTGGACGTGGGCGAGCGCGCCTGGACCATGGCCGCGGGCCTCCCCCACTACGTGGCACTCTTCGGTCGCGACACGCTCACCGCCGCCTGGCAGGCCGCCCTGCTCGGGCCCGAGATGCTGCGCGGCACGCTGCCCGCCATCGCTCGGCTCAAGGGCACGCGGGACGATCCATGGCGGGACGAGCAACCGGGGAAACTGCTCCACGAAGCCCAGACGGGGCCGCTCGCCGCCCTGGGTTACACGCCTCGCGACCGGTACTACGGCGCGCAGACGACGTCGGCCTTCTTCGGGGTGGCCCTCGCCGAACTCTGGCACTGGACCGGCGATTCCGCCCTGGTGCGGGAGTTGCTTCCGGCGGCCCTGGGGGCGCTGCGCTGGCTCGATGCGCATGGCGATCTCGACGGCGACGGCTTCTACGAGTACCTCACGCGCTCCCCCCAAGGCAACGAGCACCAGGGCTGGAAGGACTCTCGCGACGCCATCGTCGACGAGGACGGGGCCCCCGTCCGTCCGCCGATCGCGACCTGCGAAGAGCAGGGCTTCGTGTACGCCGCCAAGTTCATGCTCGCGGAGGTGCTGTGGTCGCTGGGCGACCGCGCCGAGGCCGAAAAGCTCTTCCGGGAAGCCGCCGAGCTCAAGAAGCACTTCAACGACGCGTTCTGGGACGACGATCTGGGGTTCTTCGCGCTGGGCCTGGACGCTCGCAAGCGGCGCATCCGCTCTGTCGCGTCCAATCCCGGGCATTGCCTGGCGACCGGCATCGTGGATCGCGACCTGATCCTGCGCGCGGCCGGCCGCCTCGTGGACCGCGACCTGTTCTCGGGCTGGGGCATCCGGACCCTCTCGTCGCGCCACCCGGCCTACGATCCCTACTCCTACCACCGCGGCTCGATCTGGCCGGTCGAGAACGGCACCTTCGCGCTGGCGTTCATGCGCTACGGCCTCTTCGACCACGTCGACCTGGTGGCGCGCGCTGTTCGAAGCCGCGGCCCTGTACGACGACGAACGATTGCCCGAATGCTTCGCCGGCCACCAGCGAGACCCGAAGCACGCCTTCCCGGCGCTCTACCCGCGGGCCAACTGGCCCCAGGCGTGGTCGTCCTCGGCGCTCGTGTGCGCGCTCCAGGCGGTGCTGGGCCTGTATCCGTACGCGCCACAATCGGCACTGCTGGCCGATCCGCACCTACCGCCGTGGCTCCCGGAGATCTCGCTATGCAACCTGCGCGTGGGCCGAGCGGTCGCCTCCCTGCACTTCCGCAGGCGCCAGGACGGGCGGACGGACGTCTCGCTCGAGGAGCACGAGGGAAAGATCCGGCTCATCAGGCAGCCGAGCCCCTGGTCGCTCACCGAGCGTGCCACGGCCACCAGGCTGCTCGACTTGCTCGGGGCATGGCTGCCGGAGGTGAGGTGACGATGCGCGGCGAGCGGTTCTTCCCGCCCGAGCGGCGGGCGCCGGGCGTCCGGCGGGTCGTGCGGGCCCGGGCCGCCGTGGCGATCGCGCGCACCGCGGAGCGACACCGGACGCAGGAATCCCTCACGGCCCTGGTCCGCGAGGCGATCGACCATTTCGGGGGGATGGGCACCTTCGTGCGGCCGGGCCAGACCGTGCTCATCAAGCCGAACCAGACCGGACCGATGCTGGCCGACGAAGGGATCACGACGGATCCGCGGGTGGTCGTGGCGCTCCTGAACCTCTGCCGGGAAGCCGGCGCGGCGCGCGTCCTGGTCGGCGAGAGTTCCGGCATGGACCGGACCTGGCTGGTCATGCAGGCCACCGGCATGTCCTCGGCGGTGAGGGCCGCCGGCGGCGAGATCGTGTTCTTCGACGAGTGCCGGTACCGCGAGGTCGCAATCCCGGGCGGCAGGGCGCTGCGCCGGATCCGGCTGCCGGAGCCGCTGCTGGCCGCCGACGTGATCGTCAACGCCTGCAAGGCCAAGACCCATCACATGGATCCCATCTCGGGCGCGATCAAGAACTGGGTGGGCGTCATCGGCCTGGAGGAGGGCCGCCAGGAGCACCACGACGCGCTCGCGTTCCAGGAGTGGGTGGACGTCATGTCGGTGTCCCGCCCCGCCCTCAACGTCTGCGACGCCCTCGTCGTGGGTGAGGGCGACGGGCCTCTAGCCAACACCCCGCGCTGGTGCGGGTGCGTCCTGGCCGCCACGGATCCGGTCGCCATGGACGTCACGATCTGCCGCCTGCTCGGCCTGGATCCCGCGACCCTGCGCTTCGCGGCCGAGGGGGCCGCGATCGGCCTCGGTACGGCGGACCCGGACGCCATCGGCATCCTGGGCGTGCCGCTCGAGGCGGCGCGCGTCGAGGCGCGGCGCCCGCGCCAGGGCTGGGATTACTTTCCGTTCAACGTCATCGTCGGCGGCGGGGTGACGTATGCCGGAACCCTCGGGCACTGGAAGTCCGTCGCCGACCTGTTCCTGCGCGACGGCACCTGGGTCAAGGCCATGGCGTTGCGGGGCGTGCCGACGTTCCTCATCGGCGACGCGGACGATCCCGACTTCGAACGGCACGTCCGCGAGGGGCCGTACTTCGTCATCGACGACGCGGCGCCGGCCCGCTACCGCCTCGATCCGCGCGTCCACTACCTGCGCGGCCACCCCGTGCTCCACACGATGTTGCCGGAGCTACTGCGCGGGCTGGGCCTGACGGTGCCGGGCAACCTCTCGAACCGCGCGCAACAACTGGTGCGCGCCGGCGAGGCGCGCCTCTACTACGTCCCGTGGTGGCAGACCGCCCTGGAGACCGGGGCGGCGCTGGCCCTGCTCGCCGGAACCGCGCTTGCGGGGCTGTGGCTGCGCCTGCGGCGCCGGCGCCAGGGCTCGACTGCCCCCTAG
- the msrA gene encoding peptide-methionine (S)-S-oxide reductase MsrA: protein MKESLATLGGGCFWCLEAVFVGLRGVSGVTSGYAGGRKPDPSYEEVCSGRTGHAEVVQIAFDPEEIAYRDLLAVFLTIHDPTTPNRQGNDVGTQYRSVVFHHDADQEAAARAVIADFTARGVWPAPIVTEVAPLEAFYPAEAYHQDYFARNPQQPYCQVVVAPKVAKFRKMFLDRLKA, encoded by the coding sequence ATGAAGGAGAGTCTGGCGACCCTGGGCGGCGGCTGCTTCTGGTGCCTGGAAGCGGTCTTCGTGGGATTGCGAGGCGTGTCCGGCGTGACGTCGGGCTACGCGGGCGGCCGGAAGCCGGACCCAAGCTACGAGGAGGTCTGCTCCGGCCGCACCGGCCATGCGGAGGTCGTGCAAATCGCCTTCGACCCGGAAGAGATCGCCTACCGGGACCTCCTGGCGGTGTTCCTCACCATTCACGATCCCACCACCCCCAACCGGCAGGGCAACGACGTCGGCACGCAGTACCGGTCGGTCGTCTTCCACCACGACGCCGATCAGGAAGCCGCCGCGCGCGCGGTGATCGCCGACTTCACCGCGCGGGGCGTCTGGCCCGCGCCGATCGTCACCGAGGTCGCCCCCCTGGAGGCGTTCTATCCCGCGGAGGCGTACCACCAGGACTACTTCGCCCGCAATCCGCAGCAGCCTTATTGCCAGGTGGTGGTAGCCCCCAAGGTCGCCAAGTTCCGCAAGATGTTCCTCGATCGGCTGAAAGCCTGA
- a CDS encoding N-6 DNA methylase yields the protein MAAILPLDLRDLLLARARHALGAGRGAADPQRMCREVLGEIFRDLAEEARQGRLGQQAWGELADLYAPLLDLRPAVADGALVLGTSALGGERKESGSYYTPAPLVSAILDSTLEPLIIRACAEADPAAALLALAVVDPACGSGQFLVAAARRLATALARAARLPYREALREIVGNCLFGLDHDPTAALICRVSLWLEARDFALPLERRIRVGNGLMGATPALVAAGLPDAAFTPIEGDDPQVCRALRQANRQAAPGPIDGWNGAVADAWCAAFVWRKRRDAPAAPTDATLRALSRGEGIARDTAREIARLAAEFGFCHGHLAFPEVRGGFAAAIGNPPWERVKVQDKEWFGVRHAAIAGARNAAHRARAIAALADTAPELLAAFRAACRIAAAESHFARHSGRFPLCGKGDVNTYALFAEAFRDLIGPEGRAGFIVPSGIATDHHTRDFFGALLRDGSLVSLFDFENRKGLFPEVDRRVKFALVTLTGQARPAAQAEFAFFAHSVADLADAGRRLTLTNDDLALLNPNSGTCPIFRSAREAGLVRTLYERAGVFVREGVPGGNPWGASFCRMFDMAGDSGRFESESGAARLPLYEAKLLHQFDHRWATFAGGRLRPVTPDEKVGAGRAIAPRYWVGREAVRERLGAEPGWLFAFRDIARNTDERTAIAAILPLAAVSHHAPLLLAERPPAEQACLLANFNSLALDFAARTKVGGTHLTFFIVKQLPLLPPGAYEPPLRDWIAERVVELTCTTPDLLPFGRACGYRGTPFAWDPERRFRLRCELDAAFFRLYGVPRDEIPFILATFPILERKDRARSGYYRTQEAILASFDRMQ from the coding sequence ATGGCCGCGATTCTGCCGCTCGACCTGCGCGACCTCCTCCTGGCGCGGGCCCGCCACGCCCTGGGCGCCGGGCGCGGCGCCGCCGACCCGCAACGCATGTGCCGCGAGGTACTGGGCGAGATCTTTCGAGATCTGGCTGAAGAAGCCCGCCAGGGGCGCCTGGGACAGCAGGCCTGGGGCGAGCTGGCCGATCTCTACGCACCGCTGCTCGATCTGCGCCCGGCCGTGGCCGACGGCGCCCTCGTCCTGGGTACGTCGGCCCTGGGCGGCGAGCGCAAGGAGTCGGGCTCGTACTACACGCCGGCGCCGCTGGTGTCGGCGATCCTGGATTCGACGCTCGAGCCGCTGATCATTCGGGCCTGCGCCGAGGCCGATCCGGCGGCCGCCCTGCTCGCCCTCGCGGTGGTCGATCCGGCTTGCGGGAGCGGGCAGTTCCTGGTCGCGGCCGCCCGGCGCCTGGCAACCGCCCTCGCGCGCGCCGCGCGGCTCCCCTATCGCGAGGCCCTGCGCGAAATCGTCGGCAACTGTCTCTTCGGTCTCGACCACGATCCGACCGCCGCGCTGATCTGCCGCGTCAGCCTCTGGCTGGAGGCCCGGGACTTCGCGTTGCCCCTCGAACGGCGCATCCGCGTCGGCAACGGGCTGATGGGCGCCACGCCGGCACTGGTCGCCGCCGGCCTGCCCGACGCGGCATTCACGCCCATCGAGGGCGACGACCCGCAGGTATGCAGGGCCCTCCGCCAGGCCAACCGCCAGGCCGCCCCCGGACCCATCGACGGCTGGAACGGCGCCGTTGCCGACGCCTGGTGCGCCGCCTTCGTCTGGCGCAAACGCCGGGACGCTCCAGCCGCGCCCACCGACGCCACTCTCCGGGCATTGTCCCGCGGGGAGGGCATAGCGCGGGACACGGCGCGGGAAATCGCTCGCCTGGCGGCCGAGTTCGGCTTCTGCCACGGGCACCTCGCATTCCCGGAGGTCCGCGGCGGCTTCGCTGCGGCCATCGGCAACCCGCCCTGGGAGCGGGTCAAGGTGCAGGACAAGGAGTGGTTCGGCGTGCGCCACGCCGCCATCGCCGGCGCACGCAACGCCGCGCACCGCGCCCGCGCCATCGCGGCCCTGGCCGACACGGCACCGGAACTGCTCGCGGCCTTTCGCGCCGCCTGCCGCATCGCCGCGGCCGAGAGCCACTTCGCCCGCCACTCGGGACGATTCCCGCTCTGCGGCAAGGGCGACGTCAACACCTACGCCCTGTTCGCCGAAGCGTTCCGCGATCTCATCGGTCCGGAGGGTCGCGCCGGCTTCATCGTGCCGTCGGGCATCGCCACCGACCACCACACCCGCGACTTCTTCGGCGCGCTGCTGCGCGACGGCTCGCTGGTGAGCCTGTTCGACTTCGAGAATCGCAAGGGGCTGTTCCCGGAGGTCGACCGGCGCGTCAAGTTCGCCCTGGTGACGCTCACCGGCCAGGCGCGCCCGGCGGCGCAGGCCGAGTTCGCGTTCTTCGCGCACTCGGTCGCGGATCTGGCGGATGCGGGACGGCGCCTGACGTTGACGAACGACGACCTGGCGCTGCTCAACCCCAACAGCGGCACGTGCCCCATCTTCCGCAGCGCTCGGGAGGCCGGACTGGTGCGTACGCTGTACGAGAGGGCCGGCGTCTTCGTGCGGGAGGGCGTGCCTGGCGGCAACCCCTGGGGCGCGTCCTTCTGCCGCATGTTCGACATGGCGGGCGACTCCGGCCGTTTCGAATCCGAGAGCGGCGCGGCCCGGCTCCCGCTTTACGAAGCCAAGCTCCTCCACCAGTTCGATCACCGCTGGGCGACGTTTGCCGGCGGCCGGTTGCGACCGGTGACGCCGGACGAGAAGGTCGGCGCGGGGCGTGCGATCGCCCCGCGCTACTGGGTCGGTCGCGAGGCGGTCAGGGAGCGGCTGGGAGCGGAGCCCGGCTGGCTCTTCGCCTTTCGTGACATCGCGCGCAACACCGACGAGCGCACGGCGATCGCCGCCATCCTGCCGCTCGCGGCGGTCAGCCACCACGCCCCCCTCCTGCTTGCGGAGCGCCCGCCTGCCGAGCAAGCTTGCCTGCTGGCGAACTTCAACTCGCTGGCTCTCGACTTCGCGGCCCGTACGAAGGTGGGCGGCACGCATCTCACGTTCTTCATCGTGAAGCAGTTGCCGCTGCTTCCACCGGGTGCCTACGAACCGCCGCTGCGGGACTGGATCGCCGAGCGCGTGGTCGAACTGACTTGCACGACGCCCGACCTCCTGCCGTTCGGCCGCGCCTGCGGGTACCGGGGAACTCCCTTCGCGTGGGATCCCGAGCGGCGGTTCCGGCTCCGGTGCGAGCTGGACGCGGCCTTCTTCCGGCTCTACGGCGTGCCGCGCGACGAAATCCCCTTCATCCTCGCCACGTTTCCCATTCTCGAGCGAAAGGATCGCGCCCGGTCCGGGTATTACCGGACCCAGGAGGCGATTCTTGCCTCCTTCGACAGGATGCAATGA